A genomic region of Cydia strobilella chromosome 12, ilCydStro3.1, whole genome shotgun sequence contains the following coding sequences:
- the LOC134745962 gene encoding uncharacterized protein LOC134745962 — MFSSLRLYFSPIVKRNEELRLLQIFKPLYIVLSFLGLIPCSIEFPRGNVDCIILHKSAFKHSCCAFLTLLTVYVFFGLHVYEVLTSREETVLADDQTAKANYIIELVTQFTFCNATYFCAFRCKEIYVSILKEIARSWDDLPYVNRRIILGRIRARVNCVIIGTICLIPLTLTAVTYAGSSSLWKSILITFSFNLPEIIQFILIAFYYVFVLMVVALLKNIEDHGRMFMKARRSIKNSSSKVDLGRIRITLSQMQCVYVKAIRVKRQINAVFQAPIMFSLFQCFHTMVSESYDICQGLLYQDNFTTHNLIECSYWVLLQLLKIYFLARSGSLLKAEALAIGRTIHDIRSHDEDIKLFVEIQHFSTLMAFQSTEITIFDYFPLEAPLMFNMVAAAAMYLIILVQFAKTR, encoded by the exons ATGTTTAGTTCGCTGCGTCTGTATTTCTCCCCTATTGTGAAAAGAAATGAGGAATTACGCTTACTCCAGATCTTCAAACCTTTGTACATTGTCCTCTCATTTCTCGGACTTATCCCTTGCTCAATAGAATTTCCACGCGGAAATGTAGACTGCATTATTTTGCACAAGTCCGCTTTTAAACATTCGTGTTGTGCTTTTTTAACGCTGCTTACCGTGTACGTGTTTTTCGGACTCCACGTGTATGAAGTGTTAACCTCACGCGAAGAGACTGTTCTAGCTGATGACCAAACGGCGAAGGCCAATTACATAATTGAATTGGTCACACAATTTACATTCTGTAACGCTACGTATTTCTGCGCTTTCCGATGCAAAGAAATATATGTGTCCATTTTAAAAGAGATCGCTCGGTCTTGGGACGACCTGCCTTACGTCAATAGAAGGATCATTTTGGGACGTATTCGCGCAAGAGTCAACTGTGTAATTATCGGCACTATATGTCTAATCCCGCTCACACTTACGGCCGTTACGTACGCTGGCTCATCTAGCTTATGGAAAAGCATATTGataactttttctttcaatttaccAGAGATAATACAATTCATTTTGATTGCTTTCTATTATGTGTTTGTATTGATGGTAGTGGCATTATTGAAGAATATTGAGGATCACGGCAGGATGTTCATGAAAGCGCGAAGAAGTATAAAGAACAGTAGTTCAAAAGTGGATTTGGGACGGATTCGTATAACGTTGTCTCAAATGCAGTGCGTGTATGTGAAGGCGATACGTGTCAAGAGACAGATCAATGCGGTTTTCCAAGCTCCTATTATGTTTTCCCTGTTCCAATGCTTTCATACGATGGTCAGTGAATCCTACGACATTTGCCAAGGACTCCTTTACCAAGACAACTTTACAACTCACAACTTGATCGAATGCTCCTACTGGGTTTTGTTGCAACTGTTGAAGATTTATTTTCTGGCACGTTCAGGATCATTATTAAAAGCAGAG GCGCTCGCAATTGGACGAACAATACATGACATTCGAAGTCACGACGAAGATATAAAACTATTTGTTGAG ATTCAACATTTTTCAACGTTAATGGCTTTTCAAAGCACTGAAATCACAATTTTCGATTATTTTCCATTAGAAGCTCCACTCATGTTTAAT ATGGTCGCAGCAGCAGCGATGTACTTGATAATACTCGTACAGTTCGCAAAGACTCGTTAA